The stretch of DNA CATCGCGCATGAGATCGTTTAAACTGGTAAAATCTATTACCGAGTGCATAATCGCTATATCCGCAGTGCCAAAATAGCGACTGGTCAATCCCCGTGCGGCAGCCACACTGGAAACCATCAGTTTTGGGACACCAAAAGGGAGTGCTTTCATTACACCGGTGCCCATAATAGTGCCGGTGGCTCCACCGATTCCGATAATTCCGTGCAATTTCTTTAAGGCATAAAGCTCCTTAGATTTATTTCCTGCACCCTCGACCATTAATTGCATTAATTGGGGCCTGTTTTGGGACAGCTTTTCGGTATCAATTTCCTTACCGGAAGCGGCAAGCACTTCTTCACGAGTGATATCTGCGGATATGTTAGGCGAATCTTTTGTGCCTATATCCATAATCAATGCCTTATAGCCTTTTTTTTCTATTTGCCCTTTAAGATACTTTGTCTCTTGAGCTTTAGTATCAAGGGTACTCACTATTACTACTGTTTTTTCCATCAAGCTCACCCCCTCATTGTCAACAATCAGCGCTTTATCAGCTTCCTTTCCTCGTACTTATTAATACCAGCGTTGCAAATAGCTTTTAACTGCTTGATTTATCATCACGGATACCTAATTAAAGGCACCCGTAATGATAATTTTCCAAGGTCGCTCAAAGCAGCTCAGCCTTAGCCAAACAAAGTTAATAATTTATTAGCTTTAACAAAGTCCTTCAAGTTTGATTGTTAAAAACTAGAAACCATACTCCTGCCACTTGCTCCGAACTTTATCGGCCATTTCCGTGTCAAGCTGGATTTCTAATGGTTTTCTATCCCATTCGTAGGGTATGCAGGCATCAATAATAATCCTGGAGCAAATCTCCCGGGCATTGATCGGCAGTGCAGGGTCGAGTGGAGTGGAGCGCCCCCTATTAATGATTTGGGTGCGCGCAACCGGGTCGTAGCGCATGCTCATCGCCCAAAAGACCTTGGTCCAGTCATCGGCCGGAATATCATCATCGACCACAATAACACCCTTTAAGCCATAGTGTCCCGTGGTGGTTGATATGACCGCCGTGCCGACATGCATCGAATGCCCGGGATACATCTGCTTCACCGACACAATGCCCCAGAAACGGCCGCCGGATTCGGGAGGGAGATAGACCGATTTAATACCGGGTATATGCATATTCTCCAAATCAGTCCACATTGTGGCCGTGCGGTTCAGTGACTGGATCATGTGAGTATCGGTAATTGGTTTCCCTACCGTGGTGGACCACAAAATCGGGTTGTTACGGAAATACACCCGCTTAACATTGATAAAAGGCTTGGGCCACTCGTCACTCTTTTTGCCGGAATAGTAACCGGTGTATTCACCGAACGGTCCTTCCTGGCGACGCTCCACCGGGTCAATTTCACCCTCCAGTATGATCTCACAATCATACGGCAGCGGCAGCCCGGTGAGGTCGCTGATGAAGACCTTGGCCGGTTCGTCACGCAGGGAACCTATAATCTCGTATTCTGAAACACCGGCTGATACCAGGGTGCTGCCCACCAGGAAGTTCAGGGGATCGCCGCCAATAATCGCTGCCGCCGGCATTGGCTTGCCCAATTCCTTGTAACGGTTCATATGAAAGTCAGCATGTTTGCCCTTAATGATCTGAACACCTACGCTGTTTTCATCCAGCACCTGCATCCGGTAGGTGCCCAGGTTGACCCAGTCGCTATCTGGATCCTTGGTCACCAGAGCCGCCGTGGTACCGATAAACCTGCCGCCGTCCATGGGGTAAAACTTGGGTACAGGTAAATCAAACAGATTTATTTTGTCGCCCTCCACCACGTTATCAAAGACTGGGCCTGTGCTAACTACTTCCGGGGGAATTAACT from Desulfoscipio gibsoniae DSM 7213 encodes:
- the ppcB gene encoding phenylphosphate carboxylase subunit beta, whose translation is MDLRDFIKLCEEAGELKRIEKEVDWDLELSHIAKLNEEEKGPALFFQNIKGYNTPVLTSAFTTNKRLAIALGQPQTASLCEIAKSWMKATTKKLIPPEVVSTGPVFDNVVEGDKINLFDLPVPKFYPMDGGRFIGTTAALVTKDPDSDWVNLGTYRMQVLDENSVGVQIIKGKHADFHMNRYKELGKPMPAAAIIGGDPLNFLVGSTLVSAGVSEYEIIGSLRDEPAKVFISDLTGLPLPYDCEIILEGEIDPVERRQEGPFGEYTGYYSGKKSDEWPKPFINVKRVYFRNNPILWSTTVGKPITDTHMIQSLNRTATMWTDLENMHIPGIKSVYLPPESGGRFWGIVSVKQMYPGHSMHVGTAVISTTTGHYGLKGVIVVDDDIPADDWTKVFWAMSMRYDPVARTQIINRGRSTPLDPALPINAREICSRIIIDACIPYEWDRKPLEIQLDTEMADKVRSKWQEYGF